In one Gimesia sp. genomic region, the following are encoded:
- a CDS encoding PVC-type heme-binding CxxCH protein, with amino-acid sequence MPSAVRPQAASRIRGSLVWSLLLVLPGLLMDYGISQSAEKQATQTGNRLVYLDQDDPYYVSLNFPKLTTPQWYGDKEVKAVCVLAIDDMRDVQKYETYLRPILERLKEINGRAGVSIMTCRVDPKDPHLQKWIQEGVSIDVHTYDHPCPLLKDRDFEKAKGTVERCIDLLNQIPNSQPVAYRMPCCDSLNTVSPRFFSEIFNQTTPEGNFLQIDTSVFQVFTDQDPDLPKELVTDPNGQGRIEKYVPTDRGFVNTIFNYPYPYPISRLCWEFSCVTPSDWSAQHRQKPFNPLTVRDWTAVLDATVVKEGTFNLVFHPHGWISNEQIIKLIDHAVQKHGSAVQFLSFQEVLERMNRHLLAGQPLRNQQGADNGVRLLDLNADGFMDVIIGNEQVQKTRIWNPRQQAWSETGFPTRLVAAPDARGNQAIRGRFGVLNEQVILLTLTPEVSAAWKFDGKTWQPATELLAGLPEGQDALFTLKAGQDQGLRLRDLNHDGQCELLVSNPGQNAIYTWSPKDTSWKKLPWSLPDSASIVDEQGRDAGLRFVDINEDGFEDMLFSNENHAALYLFASLKSGWKKVFDEDRADDGGPVPMISRKGTNNGAWFHSKHLWVQNEDTAKMKHLVAGKSFEELLEEQGPQPKDPDAALKTIQVKPGFHVELVASEPLVKDPVAFDWGPDGKLWVAEMADYPLGVNESGTFDGRIRFLEDTDGDGKYDRSTVFLEGVGYPTGVMAWRKGAIITTAPEVFYAEDTDGDGKADHRESLVTGFAEGNQQHRVNGLRWGLDNWVYLANGDSGGDLLSVKTGEKLKFGRRDLRIKPDTGQMDPQSGQTQFGRERDDWGNWFGSNNSNPAFHYALADHYLRRNKNLIAPDAKVQVSIRPGAATIFPVSRTQVRFNDFNKVNRITSACGLCFYRDDLLGEEFTGNSFICEPVHNLVHREIVKSKGTTFTSQRAQSEQDSEFLASTDNWFRPVMARTGPDGALWVADMYRHVIEHPQWIPKEMQEKLDLRAGKEQGRIYRIVPDKASVRTLPRLDQLSPSDLVHQLESPNGTLRDMVQQLIVTRSDKSVVPDLKQMVKQGKSPAARLHALCTLDGLDAITEDVLLAALADKHPGVRRHAIRLSEPFLNESPELGDRVLTLVGDVDLQAQMQLAYSLGEWNSAKAGSALARLAMAHDQDVFLRTAILSSVVPHLDSFTATLFEELQGKQPPLQILNSLVIMAMSADQQDVLADIYERVAQSGKKQRWQTWQFEVMATLLQSLARKNQSLPQYAGKASPRLQKILEQLKPLFQAARTIAANETATVSLRRQVLPLLGHGFAQQAEDLVLLSEMLSPRNPRIIQSAAVAALSQRGNSQTTELMLARWKNYGPGLRSEVLSSLLSHKAGVQSVLEGLKDKTISAADIDASSRQLLLNNKDQQVRQQAEKLLAASLDSNRARVVKEHAEVVSLSGNTEAGHQVFVKRCAVCHQLNNEGKPIGPDLTALTDKSPQAMLTAILDPNRAVENKYISYLAVTEDGLTFNGLLASESGESITLVQSDGKTKTLLRTDLEELISTGKSLMPEGLEKDMTPQNLADVIAYLSSTKLPRKTFPGNEPAVVVAEALRGDYFLTPQLAEIYGSTLKFESKYKNLGYWQSENDRAVWMLDVPQSGAYDVYLEFACPPGPAGNRLLLETGGEQLFWTVPSTGTWDVYQNRRIGTITLPAGKTRLTVQSQGKINNALLDLKTVRLRVSSR; translated from the coding sequence ATGCCCTCTGCTGTTCGTCCCCAAGCTGCTTCTCGCATTCGTGGTTCCCTGGTATGGTCACTGCTCCTGGTTTTGCCTGGTCTGCTGATGGATTATGGCATTTCCCAATCAGCTGAAAAACAGGCGACGCAAACCGGCAATCGACTGGTCTATCTGGATCAGGACGATCCCTACTATGTGTCACTCAATTTTCCCAAACTGACGACCCCTCAGTGGTACGGCGATAAAGAAGTCAAGGCGGTTTGCGTGCTGGCGATCGACGACATGCGCGATGTCCAGAAGTACGAAACCTACCTGCGACCGATCCTGGAGCGACTGAAAGAGATCAACGGTCGGGCCGGAGTCAGCATCATGACCTGCCGCGTCGATCCAAAAGATCCCCACCTGCAGAAGTGGATTCAGGAAGGGGTGAGTATTGATGTGCATACTTACGATCATCCCTGTCCGTTGTTGAAAGATCGAGATTTTGAGAAGGCCAAAGGGACCGTTGAACGGTGCATCGATCTCTTGAACCAGATTCCCAACAGTCAACCAGTGGCGTACCGTATGCCGTGCTGTGATTCACTCAACACAGTCAGCCCCCGCTTCTTTAGTGAAATCTTCAATCAGACTACCCCCGAGGGGAACTTTCTGCAGATCGATACTTCGGTCTTTCAGGTATTTACGGATCAGGATCCGGACCTGCCTAAGGAACTCGTTACCGATCCAAACGGGCAGGGGAGAATCGAAAAATACGTTCCCACAGATCGAGGGTTCGTGAATACGATTTTCAATTACCCCTATCCTTATCCCATCTCGAGGCTCTGCTGGGAGTTTTCCTGTGTGACTCCCAGTGACTGGTCAGCCCAGCATCGTCAAAAGCCCTTTAATCCACTGACGGTTCGCGACTGGACTGCCGTGCTTGATGCAACCGTGGTCAAAGAAGGGACGTTTAATCTTGTATTCCATCCGCACGGCTGGATCAGCAATGAGCAGATCATCAAACTGATTGATCATGCCGTTCAGAAGCATGGATCCGCGGTGCAGTTTCTTTCTTTCCAGGAAGTATTGGAGCGAATGAATCGGCATCTGCTGGCGGGACAACCGCTGCGTAATCAGCAGGGAGCCGACAATGGCGTGCGTCTGCTGGATCTGAATGCAGATGGATTCATGGATGTGATCATCGGCAATGAGCAGGTTCAGAAAACCCGTATCTGGAATCCCCGGCAGCAGGCCTGGAGCGAAACCGGATTTCCCACTCGACTCGTGGCTGCTCCGGATGCCAGGGGAAATCAGGCGATTCGGGGACGGTTCGGAGTTCTAAACGAACAGGTAATCCTGTTGACCCTGACGCCGGAAGTCTCCGCGGCCTGGAAATTTGATGGCAAAACCTGGCAGCCTGCTACCGAGTTACTGGCTGGTTTACCCGAGGGGCAGGACGCATTGTTCACACTAAAAGCAGGCCAGGATCAGGGGCTCCGACTGCGGGATCTGAATCATGATGGTCAGTGTGAACTGCTCGTTTCCAATCCCGGACAGAATGCAATCTACACATGGTCTCCAAAAGATACCTCTTGGAAGAAATTACCCTGGTCTCTTCCTGATTCTGCGTCGATCGTCGACGAACAGGGCCGCGATGCGGGACTCCGTTTTGTCGATATCAATGAAGACGGCTTTGAAGACATGCTGTTTTCGAACGAGAATCACGCTGCACTCTACCTGTTCGCTTCGCTTAAGTCAGGCTGGAAGAAAGTCTTTGATGAGGATCGGGCTGACGACGGGGGACCAGTGCCGATGATTTCGCGCAAGGGAACCAATAACGGAGCCTGGTTCCATTCGAAGCATCTTTGGGTGCAGAACGAAGATACCGCCAAAATGAAACACCTGGTGGCGGGCAAGTCGTTTGAGGAATTACTGGAGGAGCAGGGACCTCAGCCTAAAGATCCGGATGCGGCTCTGAAGACAATTCAGGTCAAACCCGGATTTCATGTGGAACTGGTGGCGTCTGAACCACTGGTGAAGGACCCGGTCGCATTTGACTGGGGGCCCGATGGAAAACTCTGGGTGGCAGAAATGGCTGACTACCCGCTGGGGGTGAATGAATCAGGTACGTTCGATGGACGAATTCGTTTTCTGGAAGATACGGACGGAGATGGTAAGTACGACCGATCGACTGTCTTTCTGGAAGGCGTGGGTTATCCCACGGGAGTGATGGCCTGGCGAAAAGGAGCGATTATCACAACCGCTCCTGAAGTTTTCTATGCGGAAGATACTGATGGCGATGGCAAAGCTGATCACCGCGAATCCCTGGTGACCGGGTTTGCAGAGGGGAACCAGCAGCACCGGGTAAATGGTCTGCGCTGGGGCCTGGATAACTGGGTGTATCTGGCCAATGGTGATTCCGGTGGGGATCTGTTGTCTGTCAAGACAGGAGAAAAACTGAAATTCGGCCGTCGGGATTTACGAATCAAACCTGATACCGGTCAGATGGATCCGCAGTCGGGGCAGACCCAATTCGGTCGTGAACGGGATGACTGGGGGAACTGGTTTGGCAGCAATAACAGTAACCCCGCTTTTCATTATGCATTGGCAGATCATTATCTCCGTCGTAATAAAAACCTGATTGCTCCTGATGCGAAGGTGCAGGTCTCAATTCGTCCCGGGGCGGCAACGATTTTTCCAGTCAGTCGCACACAGGTTCGTTTTAATGACTTCAATAAGGTCAATCGGATCACCTCTGCCTGCGGTCTTTGTTTTTATCGCGATGATCTACTGGGGGAGGAGTTCACGGGGAACTCCTTTATCTGTGAGCCGGTACATAACCTGGTACATCGCGAAATAGTGAAATCGAAAGGGACGACCTTTACCAGCCAGCGGGCACAGAGCGAACAGGATTCCGAATTTCTGGCATCAACAGACAACTGGTTTCGCCCTGTAATGGCCCGCACAGGACCAGACGGTGCGCTCTGGGTGGCCGACATGTATCGGCATGTCATTGAACATCCGCAATGGATTCCCAAAGAGATGCAGGAAAAACTGGACCTGCGCGCCGGAAAGGAACAGGGGCGGATTTACCGGATCGTTCCAGATAAGGCATCCGTACGAACGTTACCCCGTCTCGATCAGCTTTCCCCCTCTGATCTGGTTCACCAACTGGAAAGCCCGAATGGGACACTGCGTGATATGGTTCAGCAGTTGATTGTGACACGCAGCGACAAGTCTGTTGTCCCTGATCTGAAGCAGATGGTTAAGCAGGGAAAATCGCCGGCCGCGCGTCTGCATGCACTTTGTACGCTCGATGGACTGGACGCGATCACCGAAGATGTTCTCCTGGCGGCACTGGCTGACAAACACCCTGGAGTCCGCCGCCATGCGATTCGCCTGAGCGAGCCATTTCTGAATGAGTCACCTGAACTGGGGGATCGTGTGCTGACATTGGTCGGGGATGTTGATCTGCAGGCGCAGATGCAGTTGGCTTACTCACTCGGAGAATGGAATTCAGCCAAGGCGGGATCAGCCCTGGCTCGTCTGGCTATGGCACACGATCAGGATGTTTTTCTGCGGACAGCGATCTTGAGTTCCGTAGTACCACATCTGGATTCCTTTACCGCCACTCTGTTTGAAGAATTACAGGGGAAGCAGCCACCGTTACAGATTCTGAATTCTCTGGTAATCATGGCGATGTCCGCTGATCAGCAGGATGTGCTCGCAGATATTTATGAGCGAGTTGCACAGTCAGGGAAAAAACAACGTTGGCAGACCTGGCAGTTCGAGGTGATGGCAACGTTATTGCAGTCCCTGGCTCGCAAAAATCAGAGCCTGCCCCAATATGCAGGGAAAGCCAGCCCCCGACTGCAGAAGATACTGGAACAACTCAAGCCACTGTTTCAAGCGGCACGAACGATCGCCGCTAATGAAACAGCAACAGTCAGTTTACGCAGGCAGGTCCTGCCACTGCTTGGACATGGTTTTGCGCAGCAGGCTGAAGATCTGGTACTGTTGTCTGAGATGTTATCGCCTCGAAATCCGCGGATCATACAGAGTGCCGCTGTGGCAGCGCTCTCACAACGAGGCAATTCGCAGACAACAGAACTTATGCTGGCACGTTGGAAAAACTATGGCCCGGGTTTACGCTCTGAAGTGTTGAGCTCCCTGCTAAGTCACAAGGCAGGAGTGCAGTCTGTTCTGGAAGGATTGAAAGACAAAACAATCTCTGCAGCGGACATCGATGCTTCGAGTCGACAGCTGTTGTTGAATAACAAGGATCAGCAAGTCCGACAACAGGCTGAGAAGCTGCTGGCTGCTTCACTTGATTCTAATCGTGCCAGGGTCGTCAAAGAGCACGCTGAGGTGGTCTCACTGTCTGGAAACACTGAAGCGGGGCATCAGGTGTTTGTGAAACGCTGTGCTGTCTGTCACCAGCTCAACAATGAGGGCAAGCCAATCGGTCCAGATCTGACAGCCCTGACAGACAAATCGCCTCAGGCCATGCTGACGGCGATTCTGGATCCGAATCGTGCCGTGGAGAATAAATACATCAGCTATCTGGCTGTAACCGAAGACGGACTGACATTTAACGGATTGCTGGCGTCCGAGAGTGGCGAGAGCATTACGCTGGTGCAAAGTGATGGCAAGACGAAGACGCTGCTCCGCACTGATCTGGAAGAGCTGATCAGTACCGGAAAGTCACTGATGCCCGAGGGGTTGGAAAAGGATATGACGCCTCAGAATCTCGCGGATGTGATCGCGTATTTGAGTTCAACAAAATTACCCAGAAAAACATTTCCGGGCAACGAACCGGCTGTCGTTGTCGCGGAAGCTTTGCGCGGCGACTACTTTTTGACCCCTCAGCTGGCAGAAATCTATGGTTCTACTCTCAAGTTTGAGAGCAAGTATAAGAATCTCGGATACTGGCAAAGTGAGAATGACCGGGCAGTCTGGATGCTCGATGTCCCTCAATCAGGCGCGTATGACGTCTATCTGGAATTTGCCTGCCCTCCCGGGCCAGCCGGTAATCGTCTTTTACTGGAAACAGGGGGAGAACAGCTATTCTGGACTGTGCCCTCCACGGGAACCTGGGATGTCTATCAGAATCGCAGAATTGGCACCATTACTCTGCCTGCCGGAAAGACCCGCCTGACGGTTCAGAGCCAAGGCAAAATTAACAATGCCTTACTCGACCTGAAAACCGTCCGTCTGCGCGTCTCCAGCAGGTAA
- a CDS encoding ABC transporter substrate-binding protein → MSDEGFKDPLDGEETVDEFPPVNVDEEETVDQFPPIDIKEIDKTVIGVDSAASKSAQQMGGPSAEKAAAWIGRKLGKYEITGFLGQGGMGVVYRAYDDTIGREVAIKLLPAELASDKNMLERFLAEARAAGRLTHPHIVSIHDIGQEGDVHYIVMELMTGGSTDDHLETIGPYSPLQATRIIADACEGLMVAHTSGLVHRDIKPGNLLQSRHGTIKVADFGLAKRVVQQSHQLTQDGQLIGTPYFMSPEQCESKPVDLRSDIYSLGATYYTLLTGDHPYEDAGSIVQIMYAHCHADLLDPRNVNAQIPEKCAAIVQKSMAKKPEDRYQSAQEMLVDLKAITANSEKYGDTTVLSQAELDRSHAKPQESGGWRKNVFNGVVFLVTFLLLTLVPWYFWNGNQNQEAGKSVAPQANVGPSGEGVTADKILLGTSTAMTGANKELGNNMVMGMQACFKRVNDEGGIGGRQIELVVKDDGYEPDQALANMQHLFEEDQVFAVIGNVGTPTARASVPYANEHQHLFFAPFTGAQALRRDPPDRYVFNLRASYADETASMVHYFVEKQRIAPDKIAVFAQNDSFGDDGFAGVAKALEKYKIQPENILRVGYDRNTTQITDAVEQIVQNQNRVEALIMVATFKPAALMVQQLKDRKLKIQTAAVSFVGSELLAQQFKEMGAKYAEGVIVTQVVPYYLSSATGVLRYRDSLKKYYPLSKPGFVSLEGYLAAECLVEGLKKLQASGKAVSTENLIDALEQIKNLDLGIGPIINFGPSRHQASDRVWGTVLGKDARYQELELE, encoded by the coding sequence GTGTCGGACGAAGGTTTTAAAGATCCCCTGGATGGTGAAGAAACTGTGGACGAATTTCCTCCGGTCAATGTAGATGAAGAAGAGACTGTCGATCAGTTTCCCCCCATTGATATCAAGGAAATCGACAAAACTGTCATCGGTGTCGACAGTGCCGCCAGTAAATCTGCTCAGCAGATGGGAGGCCCCTCCGCAGAGAAAGCAGCTGCCTGGATTGGCAGGAAACTGGGAAAATATGAAATTACCGGTTTCCTGGGTCAGGGCGGTATGGGGGTCGTCTATCGTGCTTACGATGATACCATCGGCCGCGAAGTCGCCATCAAGCTTCTGCCGGCTGAATTAGCCTCCGATAAAAATATGCTGGAACGGTTTCTGGCTGAAGCCCGGGCTGCCGGTCGCTTGACGCATCCTCATATTGTCTCGATTCACGATATCGGGCAGGAAGGGGATGTCCATTATATCGTCATGGAACTGATGACCGGTGGCAGCACCGACGATCATCTGGAGACTATCGGCCCCTATTCACCCCTTCAGGCAACACGCATTATTGCTGATGCCTGTGAAGGTCTGATGGTGGCTCATACTTCGGGGCTGGTACACCGGGACATCAAACCCGGGAATCTTTTGCAGTCCCGGCATGGCACGATCAAGGTCGCTGACTTTGGTCTGGCGAAACGGGTTGTTCAACAGTCACACCAACTGACTCAGGACGGGCAACTCATCGGGACGCCTTACTTCATGAGCCCCGAACAATGTGAGTCTAAACCAGTCGATTTACGCAGTGATATCTATTCCCTGGGCGCAACTTACTACACTCTACTGACGGGCGATCATCCCTACGAAGACGCGGGCAGCATCGTACAGATTATGTATGCTCACTGTCATGCCGATCTGCTGGATCCTCGGAATGTCAACGCACAGATCCCGGAAAAATGTGCCGCCATCGTGCAGAAATCCATGGCGAAGAAACCGGAAGATCGCTATCAGTCCGCCCAGGAAATGCTGGTTGATCTGAAAGCGATCACGGCCAATTCCGAGAAGTACGGCGATACCACTGTCCTCAGCCAGGCAGAACTGGACCGGTCACATGCAAAGCCCCAGGAGTCTGGTGGCTGGCGGAAAAACGTATTCAATGGTGTCGTGTTCCTGGTAACCTTTTTACTTTTGACACTGGTTCCGTGGTATTTCTGGAACGGAAATCAAAATCAGGAAGCGGGAAAATCGGTCGCACCCCAGGCAAATGTCGGACCTTCCGGAGAGGGAGTAACAGCAGATAAAATTCTGCTGGGAACCTCGACAGCTATGACCGGAGCCAACAAGGAACTGGGCAATAACATGGTCATGGGGATGCAGGCCTGTTTCAAGCGAGTCAACGATGAAGGAGGCATTGGGGGGCGCCAGATTGAACTCGTGGTCAAAGACGACGGGTATGAACCCGATCAGGCCCTCGCAAACATGCAGCACTTGTTTGAAGAAGATCAGGTTTTCGCGGTAATTGGAAATGTGGGAACTCCTACAGCGAGAGCATCGGTCCCGTATGCGAATGAGCATCAGCATCTGTTCTTCGCTCCTTTTACCGGTGCACAGGCCCTCCGCCGTGATCCACCTGATCGTTATGTATTCAACCTGCGAGCCAGTTATGCCGATGAAACTGCATCCATGGTGCATTACTTTGTTGAGAAGCAGCGCATTGCTCCTGATAAGATCGCAGTCTTTGCACAGAACGATTCATTTGGCGATGATGGCTTCGCCGGCGTAGCCAAGGCACTGGAGAAGTATAAGATCCAGCCGGAAAATATTCTTCGCGTAGGCTATGACCGGAATACAACTCAGATCACCGATGCGGTCGAGCAGATTGTCCAGAATCAGAACCGGGTAGAGGCACTGATTATGGTAGCGACATTCAAGCCAGCCGCACTGATGGTTCAGCAGCTCAAAGATCGCAAGCTGAAGATCCAGACCGCAGCTGTCTCGTTTGTCGGTAGTGAACTGCTGGCCCAACAGTTCAAAGAAATGGGGGCCAAATATGCAGAGGGCGTAATCGTCACTCAGGTTGTCCCCTACTATCTTTCTAGTGCAACAGGGGTCTTACGCTATCGCGATTCTCTGAAAAAGTATTACCCGCTTTCCAAACCAGGATTCGTATCGCTGGAGGGATATCTGGCAGCTGAATGTCTGGTTGAAGGTTTGAAAAAACTACAGGCGTCAGGAAAGGCGGTCTCGACGGAGAATCTGATTGACGCCCTGGAGCAGATCAAGAATCTGGATCTGGGGATTGGGCCGATCATCAATTTCGGTCCCTCACGTCATCAGGCTTCAGATCGGGTCTGGGGGACAGTCTTGGGAAAAGACGCTCGCTATCAGGAGCTGGAACTGGAATAG
- a CDS encoding serine/threonine-protein kinase, with product MNTELLTQRIGTAGTHSGYCTLEELATQFVDEYRRWLNPSIDDYADSYPEYATEIRESFPVLIAMEEWKGNQEIDCLKQQSADCLKLRQLGNCKLIREMSRSRTALFFEAVQGAQRRPVAVKLMPWKSELTPRWRDRFKREAHLTFRLQHKNIISIYSTGEDQGYSYAVLQQVQGIGLNQVIACFSGSASSLTGDRDESQQNMRQIQAVTHALDIDRWRVSASIALQLSNALRYAHNHGVLHNDFRPENVLVNADWDCWLTGFALPQFAEGALKQQQTLTLRNQSPDRLNGVVNEQSDLYSLGMTLYELVTGIPAFSARSSSELIELIMHSEPARPCELVKDIPTDFENIILNCISPVAQRYQSADELSIDLVRFLNGKSVRRRLSRRSTMWGKWSRFWGKSKDSSG from the coding sequence ATGAATACTGAGCTATTAACGCAAAGAATCGGCACTGCTGGGACTCACTCGGGATACTGTACGCTTGAGGAACTGGCAACTCAATTTGTGGATGAATATCGTCGCTGGCTGAATCCCTCGATCGATGACTATGCCGATAGCTATCCAGAATATGCTACAGAAATCCGGGAGAGTTTTCCTGTTCTGATTGCGATGGAAGAATGGAAGGGGAATCAGGAAATCGACTGTCTTAAACAGCAGTCAGCTGATTGTCTGAAGCTGAGGCAACTTGGAAACTGCAAGTTGATTCGCGAGATGAGTCGCAGTCGCACCGCCCTGTTTTTCGAGGCAGTGCAGGGAGCACAAAGACGACCGGTGGCTGTAAAGTTGATGCCCTGGAAATCGGAATTGACGCCGCGCTGGCGGGACCGGTTCAAACGGGAAGCCCATCTGACATTTCGCTTGCAGCATAAAAATATTATATCCATCTACAGTACCGGAGAAGACCAGGGTTATTCTTACGCTGTGCTGCAGCAGGTACAGGGAATTGGTCTCAATCAGGTAATCGCCTGTTTCTCTGGTTCTGCTTCGTCTTTAACGGGGGACCGGGATGAATCACAGCAAAATATGCGACAGATACAGGCTGTAACACATGCATTAGACATTGATCGCTGGCGGGTATCGGCGTCGATCGCACTTCAGTTATCTAATGCGTTACGCTACGCTCACAATCATGGGGTATTGCACAATGATTTTCGCCCGGAGAATGTTCTGGTGAATGCAGACTGGGACTGTTGGTTGACCGGGTTCGCCCTCCCTCAGTTTGCAGAAGGGGCATTGAAACAACAGCAGACTCTGACCTTACGCAATCAGTCTCCTGATCGCTTAAATGGCGTAGTCAACGAACAGAGTGATTTGTACTCTCTGGGAATGACTCTTTACGAATTAGTGACAGGTATCCCGGCTTTTAGTGCCCGAAGCAGCAGTGAGTTGATTGAACTGATCATGCATTCGGAACCCGCAAGACCCTGTGAACTGGTTAAAGATATTCCAACAGATTTTGAAAACATCATCTTGAACTGCATCTCCCCTGTCGCCCAGCGGTATCAGTCAGCAGACGAGTTAAGCATTGATCTGGTACGTTTTCTCAATGGGAAAAGCGTGCGGCGTCGCTTGAGTCGACGGTCCACTATGTGGGGGAAATGGTCCCGCTTCTGGGGTAAGTCAAAAGATTCGTCAGGTTAG